A window of Longispora fulva contains these coding sequences:
- a CDS encoding S8 family peptidase: MGTSNARRRLSGVVLLSAAVAAWSAFTGGTATAAAPVGVVLGADSATAVPGSYIIVLKNGATLDGGLAARYGGTVTHTYTSALRGYSAEMSESQAARLAADPAVSYVQQDQVVHVLGTQPSPPSWGLDRVDQRDLPLDNSYTYPNDAANVHAYIIDTGVRITHTTFGGRATWGTNTIDQNNTDCHGHGTHVAGTIAGAEYGLAKAAQVVAVKVLNCSGSGSSSNVIAGMDWVTANAVKPAVANMSLGGSADQAIDDATTNSINSGVVYAVAAGNSNSDACNDSPARTPAAITVGATQKTDARASFSSYGTCLDIFAPGVDITSSWGSGDTATNTISGTSMATPHVAGAAALILGANPNYTPQQVRDAMVNAASDNRVTSPGTGSPNKLLFVGGGQPPVNDFSMSLNPTSGAIDPGQSATSTVGTTTTSGNAQTVNLTASGAPAGVTVTFNPTSVTSGNSSTMTVAASTTAAAGTYTITVKGTGSTSHTATYSLTVKGTAPGCTGAGQKLGNPGFEAATATPWTASTGVIRAGTTTQPAHGGTKLALLGGKGTTNTTTASQQVAIPAGCSTYTLSFWLHIDTTETTSSVQYDKLTVKVGSATLATYSNLNKATGYAQKTFNMAAYAGQTVTITFTGTEDISLATNFVIDDTALTVS; the protein is encoded by the coding sequence ATGGGTACATCGAATGCTCGTCGCCGGCTGTCGGGCGTCGTGCTGCTGTCCGCAGCGGTCGCCGCGTGGTCGGCCTTCACCGGAGGCACCGCCACCGCGGCCGCCCCGGTCGGGGTCGTGCTGGGCGCCGACAGCGCCACAGCGGTTCCCGGGAGCTACATCATCGTCCTGAAGAACGGCGCCACCCTCGACGGCGGCCTGGCCGCCCGGTACGGCGGCACCGTGACGCACACCTACACCAGCGCCCTGCGCGGCTACTCCGCCGAGATGTCGGAGAGCCAGGCCGCGCGACTGGCGGCGGACCCCGCGGTCTCCTACGTCCAGCAGGACCAGGTCGTCCACGTCCTGGGCACGCAGCCCAGCCCGCCGTCCTGGGGGCTCGACCGGGTCGACCAGCGTGACCTGCCGCTGGACAACTCCTACACGTACCCCAACGACGCGGCGAACGTGCACGCGTACATCATCGACACCGGGGTGCGGATCACGCACACCACGTTCGGCGGCCGGGCGACCTGGGGCACCAACACGATCGATCAGAACAACACCGACTGCCACGGGCACGGTACCCACGTCGCCGGCACCATCGCCGGCGCGGAGTACGGGCTGGCCAAGGCCGCCCAGGTCGTCGCGGTCAAGGTGCTCAACTGCTCCGGCTCCGGCTCCAGCAGCAACGTCATCGCCGGCATGGACTGGGTGACCGCCAACGCGGTCAAGCCCGCCGTGGCCAACATGAGCCTCGGCGGCAGCGCCGACCAGGCCATCGACGACGCCACCACCAACTCCATCAACTCCGGCGTCGTCTACGCGGTGGCGGCGGGCAACAGCAACAGCGACGCCTGCAACGACTCGCCGGCCCGCACCCCCGCAGCGATCACGGTCGGCGCCACCCAGAAGACCGACGCCCGGGCGTCGTTCTCCAGCTACGGCACCTGCCTGGACATCTTCGCCCCGGGCGTCGACATCACCTCCTCATGGGGCTCGGGCGACACCGCCACGAACACCATCAGCGGCACCTCGATGGCCACCCCGCACGTGGCAGGGGCCGCGGCGCTGATCCTCGGCGCCAACCCGAACTACACACCCCAGCAGGTCCGCGACGCCATGGTCAACGCCGCCAGCGACAACAGGGTGACCAGCCCCGGCACCGGCTCGCCGAACAAGCTGCTGTTCGTCGGCGGCGGGCAGCCCCCGGTCAACGACTTCTCGATGTCGTTGAACCCGACCTCCGGTGCGATCGACCCGGGACAGTCGGCCACCTCCACCGTGGGCACCACCACCACCTCCGGCAACGCCCAGACGGTGAACCTGACCGCCAGTGGTGCCCCGGCCGGGGTCACGGTCACCTTCAACCCCACCTCGGTCACCTCCGGCAACTCGTCCACGATGACCGTCGCGGCCAGTACCACGGCCGCCGCCGGCACGTACACCATCACGGTGAAGGGCACCGGTTCGACAAGTCACACCGCCACATACAGCCTGACCGTCAAGGGCACCGCACCCGGCTGCACCGGCGCCGGCCAGAAGCTCGGCAACCCCGGCTTCGAGGCGGCCACGGCCACACCGTGGACCGCGTCGACCGGCGTCATCCGGGCCGGCACCACCACCCAGCCCGCGCACGGCGGCACCAAGCTCGCGCTGCTCGGCGGCAAGGGCACCACCAACACCACCACCGCCTCGCAGCAGGTCGCCATCCCGGCCGGCTGCTCCACCTACACCCTGTCGTTCTGGCTGCACATCGACACGACCGAGACCACCAGCTCCGTCCAGTACGACAAACTGACCGTCAAGGTCGGTAGCGCCACGCTGGCCACCTACAGCAACCTGAACAAGGCCACCGGCTACGCCCAGAAGACCTTCAACATGGCCGCCTACGCCGGCCAGACCGTCACGATCACCTTCACCGGAACCGAGGACATCAGCCTCGCGACCAACTTCGTCATCGACGACACCGCACTCACGGTGTCCTGA
- a CDS encoding sugar kinase, translating to MTDVLTFGEAMGALRAEGPVRLGGPMGLSVAGTEATVAIGLARLGHAARWIGVTGADEVGVLVRCTLRGEGVDTTGSRVDAGASTGLCFLETRLAGTTRIGYHRAGSAGSRLHADDVLNGFADGQTRILHVTGITCALGPGPRRAVIEAVAMAKAMGVTVCLDVHHRPALWSRADAAACLRPLLRSVDVLIASDDDLAVIAGDATPAELLRFVDQVVLRHGGAGEGTALTRLERRHQPARVVSAVDPTGAEDAFVVGYLSGLIDGLGVADRLYRAATVAGFGIATVGYWQGLPTRAELPLLGDAYGRPL from the coding sequence ATGACCGACGTGCTGACGTTCGGCGAGGCCATGGGTGCACTGCGCGCCGAGGGGCCGGTGCGGCTCGGGGGCCCGATGGGACTGTCCGTCGCCGGAACGGAGGCGACGGTCGCCATCGGGCTCGCCCGGCTCGGCCACGCGGCGCGGTGGATCGGCGTCACCGGAGCCGACGAGGTCGGCGTGCTCGTCCGGTGCACCCTGAGGGGCGAGGGCGTCGACACGACGGGCAGCCGGGTCGACGCGGGCGCGTCGACCGGGCTGTGCTTCCTCGAGACCCGGCTGGCCGGGACGACCCGGATCGGGTACCACCGGGCGGGGTCGGCCGGGTCGCGGTTGCACGCCGACGACGTGCTCAACGGGTTCGCCGACGGCCAGACCCGGATCCTGCACGTCACCGGCATCACCTGCGCCCTTGGACCGGGCCCGCGCCGCGCCGTCATCGAGGCGGTCGCCATGGCCAAGGCGATGGGGGTGACCGTGTGCCTCGACGTCCACCACCGGCCGGCCCTGTGGTCCCGGGCCGACGCGGCCGCGTGCCTGCGGCCGTTGCTGAGATCCGTCGACGTGCTGATCGCGTCCGATGACGACCTGGCCGTCATCGCCGGGGACGCCACACCGGCGGAGCTCCTGCGATTCGTGGATCAGGTCGTGCTCCGCCACGGTGGGGCCGGCGAGGGGACCGCCCTCACCCGGCTGGAACGCCGCCACCAGCCGGCCAGGGTGGTGTCCGCCGTGGACCCCACCGGGGCCGAGGACGCATTCGTGGTCGGCTACCTGTCCGGACTCATCGACGGGCTCGGGGTCGCCGACCGGCTGTACCGGGCCGCGACCGTCGCCGGGTTCGGCATCGCGACGGTCGGCTACTGGCAGGGGCTGCCCACCCGCGCCGAACTGCCGCTCCTCGGCGACGCGTACGGCCGTCCCCTGTAG